A genomic region of Rhizobium sp. NXC24 contains the following coding sequences:
- a CDS encoding acyl-CoA dehydrogenase family protein, whose amino-acid sequence MNVAVALVEAGAGDTTAVRAARVAAIAGKYADAVDAEGRFPREAVDAMRAERLLSIQIPTDLGGEGASTTEIAELCSILGQACAASAMVFAMHQIKLSSLVEHGAGSDWHCDFMRRIAKEQLLLASATTEGGIGGNLRNSICAIKVEGDRCFLEKDATVISYGAHADAILITSRSHAEAASSDQVLTVFLRDQYTLERTVEWNTLGMRGTCSDGFLFKGEAPAMQILPKPLAEIAAQSMLASSHLLWSGVWYGIAADAVARAQAFVRAAARKSPGTQPPGALRLAEVSSLLQMVKSNVVAGLKVYEEAKADADRLSSMAFAVAMNNVKIASSEMILPIINHAMLICGIMGYKNGTPYSLGRHLRDAHSAQLMISNDRILGNTSTMLLVHKQDTSLLG is encoded by the coding sequence ATGAACGTGGCGGTCGCTTTGGTCGAAGCCGGAGCCGGAGATACGACGGCGGTGCGCGCCGCGCGCGTTGCGGCAATTGCCGGCAAATATGCTGATGCAGTCGACGCCGAAGGTCGATTCCCGCGCGAGGCCGTGGATGCGATGCGCGCCGAAAGGCTGCTGTCGATCCAGATCCCCACCGATCTTGGCGGCGAGGGTGCTTCGACCACCGAAATAGCCGAGCTCTGCTCCATCCTTGGTCAAGCCTGTGCGGCCAGCGCCATGGTTTTCGCCATGCATCAGATCAAGCTGTCGAGCTTGGTCGAGCACGGTGCCGGCAGCGACTGGCACTGCGATTTCATGCGCCGTATTGCCAAGGAGCAGCTTCTGCTGGCATCGGCGACGACGGAAGGCGGCATCGGCGGCAATCTCCGCAACAGCATCTGCGCCATCAAGGTCGAAGGCGACCGCTGCTTCCTGGAGAAAGACGCAACCGTCATCTCCTACGGCGCCCATGCCGATGCGATCCTGATTACCTCGCGCAGCCATGCCGAGGCGGCCTCTTCCGACCAGGTACTGACGGTTTTCCTCAGGGATCAATACACGCTGGAGCGCACCGTCGAGTGGAACACGCTCGGCATGCGCGGCACCTGCTCCGACGGCTTCCTCTTCAAAGGCGAGGCGCCGGCCATGCAGATCCTGCCGAAACCGCTTGCCGAAATTGCCGCGCAATCGATGCTGGCAAGCTCGCATCTGCTCTGGAGCGGCGTTTGGTACGGTATCGCGGCCGATGCGGTGGCCCGCGCCCAGGCTTTCGTGCGCGCTGCGGCCCGCAAGTCGCCCGGCACGCAGCCGCCCGGCGCGTTGCGGCTGGCGGAGGTCTCCAGCCTGCTGCAGATGGTGAAATCGAATGTCGTGGCCGGTCTGAAAGTCTATGAAGAGGCCAAGGCCGATGCCGACCGGCTCTCCTCGATGGCCTTTGCCGTCGCCATGAACAACGTAAAGATCGCGTCGTCGGAAATGATCCTGCCGATCATCAACCACGCCATGCTGATCTGCGGCATCATGGGCTACAAGAACGGCACGCCCTACAGCCTCGGCCGCCATCTGCGCGACGCCCATTCCGCTCAACTGATGATCTCGAACGACCGCATTCTCGGCAATACGTCGACCATGCTGCTCGTCCATAAGCAAGATACTAGCCTGTTAGGGTAA
- a CDS encoding acyl carrier protein has translation MNETIRDLLAKFGALPVTMDQIADDADLYAAGLSSFASVQLMLGIEEAFDIEFPDNLLNRKSFASIVAIEKTVAMILDSRKVA, from the coding sequence ATGAATGAGACGATTCGCGATTTGCTGGCCAAGTTTGGTGCGCTCCCCGTTACGATGGATCAGATTGCCGACGATGCCGATCTCTACGCGGCCGGGCTGTCTTCCTTTGCGTCGGTGCAGCTCATGCTTGGCATCGAAGAAGCTTTCGACATCGAGTTTCCCGACAACCTGCTGAACCGCAAATCCTTTGCCAGCATCGTCGCCATCGAAAAGACGGTCGCCATGATCCTGGATAGCCGAAAGGTTGCCTGA
- a CDS encoding lysine-2,3-aminomutase-like protein — protein MNVMRPIRNVDDLEQAGLIDAGEALSLQAVAERYAIALTPTMAKLIDRSDPADPIARQFVPDTAELIVTPEERADPIGDHAYSPVDGIVHRYPDRVLLKAVHVCPVYCRFCFRREMVGPQGLGTLDAAALDAAFAYIRDHREIWEVILTGGDPLVLSPRRLEEMLSALADIDHVKIVRFHTRVPVVDPLKIEGALIAALKASGKTVYVALHSNHPRELTAEARAACARLVDAGIVLVSQSVLLKGVNDDPDVLAALMKAFVETRIKPYYLHHPDLAPGTSHFRLSIAEGQKIVAALRGRISGLCQPTYILDIPGGHGKADIGRKAVRELGEGCYSISDYRDGEHIYPPEG, from the coding sequence ATGAATGTGATGCGCCCGATCAGAAATGTCGACGACCTCGAACAGGCCGGTCTGATCGATGCCGGCGAGGCTCTTTCCCTACAGGCGGTGGCGGAGCGTTACGCCATCGCGCTGACGCCCACCATGGCAAAGCTGATCGACCGCAGCGATCCCGCCGACCCCATCGCCCGGCAATTCGTACCCGACACGGCCGAACTCATCGTCACGCCGGAAGAGCGGGCCGATCCGATCGGCGATCATGCCTATAGTCCGGTCGACGGCATCGTCCATCGCTATCCTGACCGTGTGCTGCTGAAGGCCGTGCATGTCTGCCCGGTCTATTGCCGCTTCTGTTTCCGCCGTGAGATGGTCGGGCCGCAGGGACTTGGAACACTTGATGCGGCGGCACTTGATGCTGCCTTCGCCTATATCCGCGATCACCGGGAGATCTGGGAGGTCATCCTGACCGGCGGCGATCCGCTGGTGCTGTCGCCGCGCCGGTTGGAGGAGATGCTCAGTGCGCTCGCAGATATCGATCATGTGAAGATCGTCCGATTCCACACCCGAGTACCGGTCGTCGATCCGCTGAAGATCGAAGGAGCGCTGATTGCGGCCCTGAAGGCGAGCGGCAAGACGGTCTATGTGGCGCTGCATTCCAACCATCCGCGCGAGCTGACCGCCGAGGCGCGCGCCGCCTGCGCGCGGCTTGTCGATGCCGGTATCGTCCTAGTCAGCCAGTCCGTCTTACTGAAGGGCGTCAATGACGATCCGGATGTGCTGGCGGCGCTGATGAAGGCTTTCGTCGAGACGCGGATCAAGCCCTATTACCTGCATCACCCCGATCTTGCCCCTGGCACCAGCCATTTCCGCCTGTCGATAGCGGAGGGGCAGAAGATCGTCGCGGCGCTGCGCGGCCGCATTTCCGGCCTATGCCAGCCCACCTACATCCTCGATATTCCAGGCGGCCACGGCAAGGCGGACATCGGCAGAAAAGCCGTCCGCGAACTCGGCGAAGGCTGCTATTCCATCTCGGACTATCGCGACGGCGAGCATATCTATCCGCCGGAGGGATAG
- the epmA gene encoding EF-P lysine aminoacylase EpmA: protein MEPTSSKASPWWTRSVHADRRPFLIGRNAIQAALREFFIRNGFIEVDTPTLQVSPGNEAHLHAFATEALTTDGQKAPFYLHTSPEFACKKLLAAGEERIACFAHVYRNRERGPLHHPEFTMLEWYRAGETYETLMADCAALLALAAKTVGAKKLSYRGAETDPFLTPERISVAAAFERYAGIDLLGSIGLDGSTDREHLAAEMRRVGMRVANDDHWPDLFSRVLVEKVEPYLGFGRATILDEYPVSEAALARPSARDHRVAERFELYACGVELANAFGELTNAVEQRRRFEIEMAEKARIYGETYPLDEEFLEALAAMPEASGIALGFDRLVMLATGASRIEQVLWAPVSEFGS, encoded by the coding sequence ATGGAGCCAACGAGCAGCAAAGCGTCCCCCTGGTGGACCCGCAGCGTGCACGCGGACCGGCGGCCGTTCCTGATTGGCCGCAATGCCATCCAGGCGGCGCTGCGTGAATTCTTCATCCGCAACGGTTTTATCGAGGTCGACACGCCAACGCTGCAAGTATCGCCGGGCAACGAGGCGCATCTTCATGCCTTCGCCACCGAGGCGCTGACGACGGACGGCCAGAAGGCGCCCTTCTATCTCCACACCTCGCCGGAATTCGCCTGCAAGAAGCTGCTGGCTGCCGGCGAGGAGCGCATTGCCTGTTTCGCCCACGTTTATCGCAACCGCGAGCGCGGTCCGCTGCACCATCCGGAATTCACCATGCTGGAATGGTATCGGGCGGGCGAGACCTATGAGACGCTGATGGCCGATTGCGCCGCTCTGCTGGCGCTGGCGGCGAAGACGGTGGGGGCAAAGAAACTCAGCTATCGCGGCGCCGAAACCGATCCGTTCCTCACACCGGAGCGTATCAGCGTCGCTGCGGCCTTCGAACGTTATGCCGGGATCGACCTGCTCGGTTCGATCGGTCTCGACGGTTCGACGGATCGTGAGCATCTGGCGGCCGAGATGCGGCGTGTCGGCATGCGCGTTGCAAACGACGATCACTGGCCCGATCTTTTCAGCCGCGTGCTGGTCGAGAAGGTCGAGCCCTATCTCGGCTTCGGCCGGGCGACGATCCTCGACGAATATCCGGTCTCGGAGGCGGCTCTTGCTCGGCCTTCGGCTAGGGATCATCGGGTGGCCGAACGCTTCGAGCTCTATGCTTGCGGTGTCGAGCTCGCCAATGCTTTCGGCGAACTCACCAATGCCGTCGAGCAGCGGCGGCGGTTCGAGATCGAGATGGCCGAGAAAGCCCGTATCTATGGCGAGACCTATCCGCTGGACGAGGAATTTCTTGAAGCTCTCGCAGCCATGCCGGAGGCGAGCGGTATAGCGCTCGGCTTCGACCGGCTGGTGATGCTAGCGACCGGGGCCTCGCGGATCGAACAGGTGCTCTGGGCGCCGGTTTCGGAGTTCGGTTCATGA
- the efp gene encoding elongation factor P encodes MVKVIASSVRKGNVLDVDGKLYVVLTAQNFHPGKGTPVTQVDMRRIVDGVKVSERWRTTEQVERAFVEDVNFQYLYEDGEGFHFMNPATYDQVVVDVETMGDQKAYLQEGMTCILSIHEGVPLALELPRHVTLEITETEPVVKGQTASSSYKPAMLSNGVRTMVPPHINAGTRVVIATEDNSYVERAKD; translated from the coding sequence ATGGTCAAGGTCATCGCCTCTTCAGTCCGCAAGGGCAACGTTCTCGATGTCGACGGCAAACTCTACGTCGTTCTCACCGCTCAGAACTTTCATCCGGGCAAGGGCACGCCGGTCACCCAGGTCGACATGCGCCGCATCGTTGACGGCGTGAAGGTGTCCGAGCGCTGGCGCACCACCGAGCAGGTCGAGCGCGCCTTCGTCGAAGACGTGAACTTCCAGTACCTCTACGAAGACGGTGAAGGCTTCCACTTCATGAACCCGGCCACCTACGACCAGGTCGTCGTCGACGTCGAGACCATGGGCGACCAAAAGGCCTATCTCCAGGAAGGCATGACCTGCATCCTGTCGATCCACGAAGGCGTTCCACTGGCACTCGAACTGCCGCGCCATGTCACGCTGGAAATCACCGAGACCGAACCGGTCGTGAAGGGCCAGACGGCATCCTCGTCCTACAAGCCCGCCATGCTGTCGAACGGCGTACGCACCATGGTTCCGCCGCACATCAACGCCGGCACCCGCGTCGTCATCGCCACGGAAGACAACTCCTACGTCGAGCGCGCCAAGGACTGA
- a CDS encoding ABC transporter ATP-binding protein/permease, producing MAVETQAKPNNEGADRVGYDFSVLYRLRMMFSAFWNSAVRIKIISLTIALFAIILVTAYVQVLLNNWNAPFYDSLARRDTGAFFHQLGVFGIIAGLLLVLNVVQAWLNQMTALYMREGLARDLVDQWLQAKRALRLASSGLIGVNPDQRLHEDARNLAESTTGLAIGLVQATILLLSFIGVLWELSSGMVFNFKGMSFSIPGYMVWAAIIYAGSASFLSQLVGRRLVRLNADRYSKEAELRFALMHANEHMPAITIAGGEENERRRINLDISAVLAVIRQLAIANTNLTWVSAGYGWLVLIIPILVAAPAYFSGGLTIGQLMVAVGAFNQVNTALRWYVANFGPIAEWRATLMRVTDFRQALTEMDDGKVMPHTIAFDHAAPGEMVWTDMEISTKTSEDIIENGFRIREGTVTIAAGEHIMVNGDHGVNRRLLFQSLAHQWNCGSGKISLPLMEDMLFMPHTPYVPGGTLREAISFPEDRDTYDDAAVEAAMDKVGLGRLKSRLDTQARWDRLLDNDEQKALAFAHLLLAQPKWIILDEVMEGLEPDIQAKFSALLTEFTDATVIYIGRSEAYLQAMSPRVLHLQALVQHEEVVAAVVPRAAVVPDVSPKRANGPSR from the coding sequence ATGGCAGTTGAAACGCAAGCCAAGCCGAATAATGAGGGAGCGGACCGGGTCGGATACGACTTCAGCGTTCTCTATCGGCTGCGCATGATGTTTTCCGCCTTTTGGAATTCGGCGGTACGCATCAAGATTATTTCTCTTACGATTGCTTTGTTCGCGATTATTCTTGTCACGGCCTATGTCCAGGTTCTGCTCAACAACTGGAATGCGCCGTTTTATGATTCGCTGGCGCGGCGCGATACGGGAGCGTTCTTCCATCAGCTCGGCGTCTTCGGCATTATTGCCGGCCTGCTTTTGGTCCTCAACGTCGTGCAGGCATGGCTCAATCAAATGACCGCGCTTTATATGCGCGAGGGCCTGGCGCGCGATCTCGTCGACCAGTGGCTGCAGGCCAAGCGCGCGCTTCGTCTGGCCTCCTCCGGCCTGATCGGCGTCAATCCGGACCAGCGGCTGCACGAGGATGCGCGTAATCTTGCCGAAAGCACGACGGGCCTTGCGATCGGTCTGGTACAGGCGACCATCCTGCTCCTGAGCTTCATCGGCGTGCTCTGGGAGCTGTCCAGCGGCATGGTCTTCAATTTCAAGGGCATGAGCTTTTCCATTCCCGGCTACATGGTCTGGGCGGCAATCATCTATGCCGGCTCTGCCTCGTTCCTGAGCCAGCTCGTTGGCCGCCGGCTGGTGCGGCTGAATGCCGACCGCTATTCCAAGGAAGCCGAGCTGCGCTTTGCCCTGATGCATGCCAACGAGCATATGCCGGCGATCACCATTGCGGGCGGCGAGGAGAATGAGCGCCGGCGGATCAATCTCGATATTTCCGCCGTGCTTGCCGTCATCCGTCAGCTCGCCATTGCCAACACCAATCTCACCTGGGTTTCGGCCGGTTATGGCTGGCTGGTGCTGATCATTCCGATCCTGGTGGCCGCGCCCGCCTATTTCTCCGGCGGGCTGACCATCGGTCAATTGATGGTGGCGGTCGGTGCCTTCAACCAGGTCAATACCGCCTTGCGCTGGTATGTCGCCAATTTCGGCCCGATCGCGGAATGGCGCGCCACGCTGATGCGTGTCACCGATTTCCGCCAGGCGCTGACCGAGATGGATGACGGCAAGGTCATGCCGCATACCATTGCTTTCGACCATGCTGCGCCCGGTGAAATGGTCTGGACGGATATGGAGATTTCCACCAAGACCAGCGAGGATATCATCGAGAACGGCTTCCGTATCCGCGAGGGCACGGTGACGATTGCCGCCGGCGAGCACATCATGGTCAACGGCGACCATGGCGTGAACCGCAGGCTGCTGTTCCAATCGCTGGCGCATCAATGGAATTGCGGCTCCGGAAAGATCAGCCTGCCGCTGATGGAAGACATGCTGTTCATGCCGCACACGCCCTATGTGCCTGGCGGTACGCTACGCGAAGCGATCAGTTTTCCCGAGGATCGGGATACCTATGACGATGCCGCCGTCGAGGCTGCGATGGACAAGGTCGGCCTCGGCCGCCTGAAGAGCCGGCTCGATACGCAGGCGCGCTGGGACCGGCTCCTTGACAATGACGAGCAAAAGGCGCTCGCCTTCGCGCATCTGCTGCTGGCGCAACCGAAATGGATCATCCTCGATGAAGTCATGGAAGGGCTGGAGCCGGATATTCAGGCCAAGTTCTCGGCGTTGCTGACGGAGTTCACTGACGCCACCGTGATTTATATCGGCCGGTCCGAAGCCTATCTTCAGGCAATGTCGCCACGCGTCCTGCATCTTCAGGCGCTGGTGCAACATGAGGAGGTCGTTGCCGCAGTCGTGCCGCGGGCGGCGGTGGTACCGGACGTAAGCCCCAAGAGGGCGAATGGGCCGTCGCGGTAG
- a CDS encoding MoxR family ATPase: MQFQGTADYIADKDLMVAVNAAIRLERPLLVKGEPGTGKTELARQVAAALGLDLIEWNIKSTTKAQQGLYEYDAVSRLRDSQLGDVRVNDVRNYIRQGKLWQAFTASQKCVLLIDEIDKADIEFPNDLLQELDRMEFHVYETGETIRAAVRPIVIITSNNEKELPDAFLRRCFFHYIRFPDAETLTRIVEVHYPGIKQTLVRAALTQFFEIRDVPGLKKKPSTSEALDWIRLLVADDVDPATLRGDAKSVLPKLHGALLKNEQDVHLFERLAFMARGQGK, translated from the coding sequence ATGCAATTTCAGGGCACCGCGGACTATATCGCCGACAAGGATCTGATGGTCGCCGTCAACGCCGCCATTCGGCTGGAACGACCGCTTTTGGTGAAGGGCGAGCCTGGGACGGGCAAGACGGAACTGGCTCGTCAGGTCGCCGCAGCCCTCGGTCTCGACCTCATCGAGTGGAATATCAAATCGACCACGAAGGCGCAGCAGGGTCTCTACGAGTATGATGCCGTCTCGCGCCTGCGCGACAGCCAGTTGGGCGACGTGCGCGTCAATGACGTCAGGAACTACATCCGCCAAGGCAAGCTCTGGCAGGCATTTACGGCCTCGCAGAAATGCGTGCTGCTGATCGATGAGATCGACAAGGCCGACATCGAATTCCCGAACGATCTGCTGCAGGAACTCGACCGCATGGAGTTCCATGTCTATGAGACCGGCGAAACGATCCGCGCCGCCGTCCGGCCGATCGTCATCATCACCTCGAACAATGAAAAGGAGCTGCCGGATGCTTTCCTGCGCCGCTGCTTCTTCCATTATATCCGCTTCCCCGACGCCGAAACGCTGACGCGCATCGTCGAAGTGCACTATCCCGGCATCAAGCAGACACTGGTGCGGGCGGCCCTCACCCAATTTTTCGAGATCCGCGATGTGCCGGGGCTGAAGAAGAAACCCTCCACCTCCGAAGCGCTCGACTGGATCCGCCTCCTCGTCGCCGACGACGTCGATCCCGCCACGCTGCGCGGCGACGCAAAGAGCGTCTTGCCGAAGCTGCATGGGGCTTTGCTGAAGAACGAGCAGGACGTCCATCTCTTCGAACGCCTTGCTTTCATGGCGCGCGGGCAGGGGAAATGA
- a CDS encoding NUDIX domain-containing protein, translating to MQPDAVKVLIYALSGRHLLVFDEPDFPTVELQVPGGTVEPGEGIATAAAREFEEETGFAPDELHPLGIHDYRFEKDGRQHHHQRHYFRCRISETAPATWLHYEMTPFGGGDPIGFRFFWLPIEDARLRLGYGMQALLGHL from the coding sequence ATGCAGCCGGATGCCGTGAAGGTCTTGATCTACGCGCTGAGCGGTCGGCATTTGCTGGTATTCGACGAGCCGGATTTTCCCACCGTCGAACTCCAGGTTCCCGGCGGCACTGTCGAACCCGGCGAAGGCATCGCAACGGCGGCGGCGCGCGAATTCGAGGAGGAAACCGGTTTTGCGCCGGACGAACTCCATCCGCTCGGCATTCATGACTATCGGTTCGAAAAGGATGGGCGCCAGCACCATCACCAACGGCACTATTTCCGCTGCCGCATCTCCGAGACGGCGCCCGCCACCTGGCTTCACTATGAAATGACGCCGTTCGGCGGCGGCGATCCGATTGGCTTCCGTTTCTTCTGGCTGCCGATCGAGGACGCCAGGCTACGCCTCGGCTATGGCATGCAGGCGCTCCTTGGTCATCTGTAG
- the metA gene encoding homoserine O-succinyltransferase, with product MPIKIPDTLPAFEALQSEGVRVMTETVAIRQDIRPLQIGLLNLMPNKIKTEVQMARLVGASPLQVEFSLIRVGGHKAKNTSEEHLLAFYQTWEEVKHRKYDGFIITGAPIELLDYEEVTYWDEMQQIFDWTATNVHSTMNVCWGAMAAAYHFHRVPKYTLKEKAFGVYRHQNLKPSSVYLNGFSDDFAIPVSRWTEVRRADIEKVPGLQILMDSSEMGVCLVHEQACNRLYMFNHVEYDSTSLADEYFRDVNAGVPIKMPHNYFPHNDPEIAPQNRWRSHAHLFFGNWINEIYQTTPYDLEEIGQERF from the coding sequence ATGCCCATCAAGATTCCCGATACGCTGCCCGCGTTCGAAGCCCTCCAGAGCGAGGGTGTGCGGGTGATGACCGAAACGGTGGCGATCCGGCAGGATATCCGCCCCCTTCAGATCGGGCTTCTCAACCTCATGCCGAACAAGATCAAGACCGAAGTGCAAATGGCGCGCCTTGTCGGCGCCTCGCCCTTGCAGGTGGAATTCTCGCTGATCCGCGTCGGCGGCCACAAGGCCAAGAACACATCGGAAGAGCATCTGCTCGCCTTCTACCAGACTTGGGAGGAGGTGAAGCACCGCAAATACGACGGCTTCATCATTACCGGCGCGCCGATCGAGCTGCTGGATTATGAGGAGGTCACCTACTGGGACGAGATGCAGCAGATCTTCGACTGGACGGCGACCAATGTCCATTCCACAATGAACGTCTGCTGGGGCGCGATGGCGGCTGCCTATCATTTCCATAGGGTGCCGAAATATACGCTGAAGGAAAAAGCCTTCGGGGTCTATCGCCACCAAAACCTGAAGCCGTCCTCGGTCTATCTCAACGGCTTCTCCGATGATTTCGCCATTCCGGTCTCGCGCTGGACGGAAGTGCGCCGTGCCGACATCGAAAAGGTGCCGGGGCTACAGATCCTGATGGACTCCAGCGAGATGGGCGTCTGTCTGGTCCACGAGCAGGCCTGCAACCGGCTCTACATGTTCAATCACGTGGAGTATGATTCCACCTCGCTGGCGGACGAATATTTTCGGGATGTGAACGCGGGCGTGCCGATCAAGATGCCGCACAATTATTTCCCGCATAACGACCCGGAAATCGCGCCGCAGAACCGCTGGCGCAGCCATGCGCATCTGTTCTTCGGCAACTGGATCAACGAGATCTACCAGACCACGCCCTATGATCTCGAGGAGATCGGCCAAGAGAGGTTCTGA
- a CDS encoding VWA domain-containing protein produces the protein MFIPFFLKLKEAKVPVTLREFLSLLEGMEEGIADYDVEAFYYLARAALIKDERFIDRFDQVFADYFRGVEAVGSDAPPAEQVAIPEEWLRKLAEKHLTDEEKKLVEALGGFEKLMETLRQRLAEQKGRHQGGSKWIGTAGTSPFGAYGYNPEGVRIGQDASRHRKAAKVWDRREFQNLDDSVELGTRNIKVALKRLRRWVREGAAEELDLSGTIRSTAEHGYLDVQTRPERRNAVKLLMFFDVGGSMDDHIRVVEELFSAARAEFRHMEYFYFHNCLYEGVWKDNRRRRADITATADLIRTFGPDYRVVFVGDASMSPYEVTHPGGSVEHWNREAGEAWLSRITGHFRKCVWLNPVPENYWTHTTSISIIRRLLAERMYPLTLGGLERATKELSR, from the coding sequence TTGTTCATTCCCTTCTTCCTGAAACTGAAGGAAGCGAAGGTTCCGGTGACGCTCCGGGAATTCCTGTCGCTTCTGGAGGGGATGGAAGAAGGGATCGCCGATTACGACGTCGAGGCCTTCTACTATCTGGCCCGTGCGGCGCTGATCAAGGACGAGCGCTTCATCGACCGTTTCGATCAGGTCTTTGCCGATTACTTCCGCGGTGTCGAGGCGGTCGGCAGCGATGCGCCGCCGGCCGAGCAGGTCGCGATCCCCGAGGAATGGCTGCGCAAACTCGCTGAAAAACATCTGACGGACGAGGAAAAGAAGCTGGTCGAGGCGCTCGGCGGCTTCGAAAAGCTGATGGAGACGCTGCGTCAGCGTCTTGCCGAACAGAAGGGCCGGCACCAGGGCGGCTCGAAATGGATCGGTACGGCGGGCACGTCGCCGTTCGGCGCGTATGGCTATAACCCCGAAGGCGTGCGCATCGGCCAGGACGCGTCCCGTCACCGCAAGGCGGCGAAAGTCTGGGACCGCCGCGAATTTCAAAATCTCGACGACAGCGTCGAACTCGGCACCCGCAACATCAAAGTGGCGCTGAAACGGCTCCGCCGCTGGGTGCGCGAAGGAGCTGCCGAAGAGCTCGATCTTTCCGGAACGATCCGCTCCACCGCAGAGCACGGCTATCTCGACGTCCAGACCCGGCCGGAGCGGCGCAATGCCGTCAAACTGTTGATGTTCTTCGATGTCGGCGGTTCGATGGATGATCATATCCGTGTGGTCGAGGAACTATTCTCCGCCGCCCGCGCCGAATTCCGGCACATGGAATATTTCTATTTTCACAACTGCCTCTACGAAGGCGTATGGAAGGACAATCGCCGCCGGCGCGCCGATATTACCGCAACGGCCGACCTGATCCGCACCTTCGGTCCCGACTATCGCGTCGTCTTCGTCGGCGATGCCTCGATGAGCCCCTATGAGGTCACCCATCCCGGCGGCTCCGTGGAACATTGGAACAGGGAGGCCGGCGAAGCCTGGCTCAGCCGTATCACCGGCCATTTCCGCAAATGCGTCTGGCTCAATCCCGTGCCCGAAAACTATTGGACCCACACCACCTCGATCTCAATCATCCGCCGTCTGCTTGCCGAGCGGATGTACCCGCTGACGCTTGGTGGTTTGGAGAGGGCGACGAAGGAACTGTCCCGCTGA
- a CDS encoding aldose epimerase family protein produces MTKDNLEREVFGTTADGETVYRVKIVGGGLTAHIMTWGAVIQDLRLDGHSPSLLLGFDDFADYPAHSSYFGATPGRCANRIGAGRFTLDGKEYQLDLNEKGVTHLHGGKDNTAKRNWTIVEHAIDRVVLKIVDPDGRAGYPGNCTIQATYWVHGNGEFSVTYESTTDQPTLANVCQHAYFNLDGHDDALGHDIMIAADHYTPTDEKQVPTGEVRPVADTVFDFREMAPMMRFDGTEQALYDHNFCLSSERTAKRSVVLARSVNSGVSLEVRTTEPGVQFYAGFKLDVPVPGHDGRKIGPFAGFCLETQVWPDAINHEGFPNAVLRPGEVLRQETDYIFTKN; encoded by the coding sequence ATGACGAAAGACAATTTGGAGCGGGAAGTTTTCGGGACGACGGCCGATGGAGAAACGGTCTATCGCGTCAAGATAGTCGGCGGCGGCCTGACGGCTCACATCATGACCTGGGGTGCCGTCATTCAGGACCTGCGGCTGGACGGCCATAGCCCGTCCCTGCTGCTCGGCTTCGATGACTTCGCCGATTATCCGGCCCATTCCTCCTATTTCGGCGCCACGCCCGGCCGCTGCGCCAACCGCATCGGCGCCGGCCGTTTCACGCTGGACGGCAAGGAATATCAGCTCGACCTCAACGAAAAAGGCGTCACCCATCTGCATGGCGGCAAGGATAATACCGCCAAGCGCAACTGGACGATCGTCGAACACGCCATCGACCGCGTCGTGCTGAAGATCGTCGATCCGGATGGCCGCGCCGGCTATCCTGGCAATTGCACGATCCAGGCGACCTATTGGGTGCATGGCAACGGCGAATTCTCGGTTACCTATGAATCGACGACCGATCAGCCGACGCTCGCCAATGTCTGCCAGCACGCCTATTTCAACCTCGATGGCCACGACGACGCGCTCGGCCACGACATCATGATCGCCGCCGACCACTATACCCCGACGGATGAAAAGCAGGTGCCCACGGGCGAAGTGCGTCCCGTCGCCGACACTGTCTTCGATTTCCGCGAAATGGCGCCGATGATGCGCTTCGATGGGACCGAACAGGCGCTCTACGACCATAATTTCTGCCTGTCGTCCGAACGCACCGCCAAGCGCTCGGTGGTGCTGGCACGCAGCGTCAATTCCGGCGTCTCGCTGGAAGTGCGCACGACCGAGCCCGGGGTGCAGTTCTATGCGGGCTTCAAGCTGGATGTTCCCGTTCCCGGCCACGATGGCCGCAAGATCGGCCCCTTCGCAGGGTTCTGCCTGGAAACCCAGGTCTGGCCGGATGCCATCAACCACGAGGGCTTCCCGAACGCCGTTCTTCGTCCCGGCGAAGTACTGCGGCAGGAAACGGATTACATCTTCACCAAGAACTGA